GCCGCCGGCTCCGTGGGCGGTGCCGACCGTGGCGCCACCTACGGGTTCTGCGCCGGCCTCGCCTACGACCTGCTGCTCGACACCCCCTTCGGCCTGTCCGCCCTGGTGTACGCCCTGGTGGGCTACGGCGTCGGGATGGCCGCCACCTGGGTGTTGCAGCCCCGCTGGTGGTTCCACCTGCTCACGGCGTTCGTCGGCAGCGTGACGGCGGTGCTGCTGGCGGTCGCCGTCACCCGGTTGATGGGCTCGGAGTACCCGGCCGACGAGGTGACGCGCATCGCCAGCGTGGTCGCGGCCTGGAACG
The Acidimicrobiales bacterium genome window above contains:
- the mreD gene encoding rod shape-determining protein MreD, which translates into the protein MNSDRAIALRRGALLVFAILVLQVGVVSDLEAFGAFGDLVLLTAIAAGSVGGADRGATYGFCAGLAYDLLLDTPFGLSALVYALVGYGVGMAATWVLQPRWWFHLLTAFVGSVTAVLLAVAVTRLMGSEYPADEVTRIASVVAAWNVALILPARRLLQWAVGDDRSERYRIATIG